Within the Candidatus Bathyarchaeia archaeon genome, the region GTATTTCTCAAGTCCGCGTAAAACATCCAAAGCATGATGCCCAAGGAAAGCGAGCGCGAAGCGAGCAAATAAGCTTTAAGGTGTAAATTAAACTTCTTGTTGAAACCATACGAACCGTGGAGAAACTGGAGGCGCAGTAGACCATTAAATTCATCACAACATCCCAGGTAGGCGTCGAGAGAACGAAAGCATTACGGGGCCGAAGCTTGGAGGTTTTCCCCTTGGGTCAGTCTCAGCAAAGGATGAATCGAAAGGACAGATATAAATGTTCGATTTCATCCCACTGGAAAGCCCTGGAGGATTTCCCGCCTACAATGTTAAAAACCTATTTCTACGTCTTAATTGAAGAAGGAAGGGGGTTTCACCTTGAGTTGCCGTTATACGCTTGAGGTTAAAAGAGTTGAGAAGGCCGTTCGAACCCCCAGCGGAAGCGTTGATGCGTTGAAAGGCGTCGTAGGCGGTAAGATGATCGCGAGGATGAAAAAAGAAGCCGTCGACTGCCCTGTTTACGGCAGGACATTAGCCTTCTTAGAATGCTTCACATGCCCCAACTTTGTTCGAAGGCTGAAAGGCCAGGTCCACTGTAAAGGAGACCCCCTTAACAATCCAAAAAAGGAGTGACTTGTTGACGCACCCCAGAGGCCTCAGCCTATGGGAGAGGCGCACACCTTCCTATGTGTATGGGAATTCAGTTTACTCAAAAGCAGCAGATTTTCTTACCTACCCACTTTAAAACATCATCTACTTTAATTGTCCAGTTAAGTTTAGTTGGGACGACGTCGTTTTCTCACTTACGATACTTTCTATTTGACGGCGAAACGATCGGAAATTTGAACGTTCATAAACCACATCGGAGCGATGAAGTTCGGACATAGCCTCCATGCTAGTTCAGGCTCCATTCTAACATAGGCAAAGAAATACCGCGAGAGAGGATTCTATCATTTTATTTTTATTATTTGAACGCGGTCGCTAGCCATTAAGGGATTAAACATCGGCGAGGCTTCGTTATTTTTTCAGTAACCTTTAACTGGCGTATTAACCGTAATTGTTTATCAGGTGGTTGTCGAGATGCCTTTCGAAGCGTTGTCAAAGGATGAGGTGGAGGCGCTGGTTAAGGACTTAGCTTTGAAGATTTTGGACAATTCGGGTTTGAAGGATAGAATTTTAAGGCTGGAGAAGGAGTTGGATGAGGTTAAGGCATCGCTGGCCGAGTTGAGTAAGACGCCGCCAGATAAATCAGAGGTCTTGAAAAAGGAGTTGGGTGGACTGTTGGAGCTGTTGGAGCTGGATTTAACCAAGGACCCCATGGTATTAAAGCCTAGACATTGGCTGAAGGATGAGGAGTTCCGGGCTGTCAACGAGGTGGTCAAGAAGTTGGGAGGCTCTTGGAACCCCTCTGCGAGAGCTTTCATTGTTAAAAAGTAAGAAATCAACTAGGTGAAGTTTAAGAGGGGGGTCTTAAGGTACCGGGCGGTGACGAGGACTAGAAGTAGGATGAGAAGCATCCCTAACGCCACTACTTTGCCGATCAAAGTGAACACCATCCTGGTGAGAATTAGAATCACCAATAACAAAGCTATAACGATGAGGTACAGCCTCAGACGAGTGAATAGATCTCCTCTACGCTTCAAGAAGTCGGGTAGTAGGATGATCGCCAACGCCACCAACACCAAGATGATTTCCCAGAACCCTAACAAGCCTAACCCTTACCGGCAGATGGGTGCTTAGTGAGGCCTACACGTTTACCTTAATCTTAAACCTGTCGGTTTCATTGCCCCTGAAAACTGGTTGAAGTCCTCTATATAACATACGAGAACCGTTACAACATAGTATCAAAGCGGCGTATTAGATCCCCGGCCTTAAGCTAGCATTTTACACGTTGAGAGATTTTATAGCAAAGCTTGTCCGACGCTCTCAAGCATGTCATACCATCCATCGATTGGTGGAGATCGGATGAAAAAGTTATCTAGGAGGATGAGGGTTGGGGACCACCAAACACGGGCATAATCCCGGTGGGATTACCTCCCGCGAGGTTAGCCCCACCCTACAATCCATTTCCCCGCTTCGTCATCGAGGATCTTTCCCGGAGATGGGTTTTTAAGCTTTCCGCTTCACTCATGATGGGGATTAGATTGAAACGTTTCAGGCTTTATTTAAGGATTTTCGATGAGGGAGTTAGCCCGTCAGGCATCTTAAAAGCCGAATTAGTGGCGTTGCCTGTAATTAAGCCACATTCAAATGGTTGTTCATGAAATGGCTATCGAAGCGATTATCTTGGTTTTGAGAACAATAGCATAAGGAGTAGTAGAACTGGAAACATAATCATGGTAATGATCATGGTATAGTTTTTTCTCTTCTCAAGTCTCCGGTTTTTTTCCTCGCATTCTACGCCACAGAAGGTTTTATTCACCGGTATCGGTAAGCCGCATATCAAGCAATGCTTATGCCTGTATGGTTGAGGTTGAAACACCTGCTTTTCCTTAACCATATCGCTAAACAACTCCCTCAACGACTGAAGGGTTAAGATGAGTAGTTAGGTTAATAAAGATTTGCAGATGTTTCCGCTACGTTGAAAATGGAGTCTACCCAATTATTTACCTAGGCCTCTGGATAGCTTCATCAATATGCAGGTTAAAAATGTGATTCACGCGCAAGTGTTCGTCCCTCTCCTGCATGGAATAAGGTGTTAACTCCATTTTTCTCCGGCTTTTCCAGCTCTTTGCGCTTGCGAGGACGGTGGAATCAGCGATGGGTTAAACCTCGCCTGCTTCAGCTTGAAGTAAATCCACCGCTTCCATTAGATGGAAAGATGGGGTTTAGGCGCTGAGACAGGATCGTAAGGTTGGCGTTAATCCTCTTTAAACACGACTGCCAGTATCCCAAAACCCTTATAACGCGCTTTCAGAACAATTTTTATGGAGTTGGCGGCCATAGCTAGGGGCTAGGACCCGTTCCCATTCCGAAAGCCATACGGCCGGGATCACGGAAGTGAATCCCCTAGGCGATCCGAGTGGTAGTATGGTGCGAAAGCCCATGCGAAACTCGGACAGCCGCCAACTCCAACCCTAAATTATTAAAGCCCTGCGTAAAACAATAAAACATTTATCCATGAATCATGTTCTTCTCCCTGAATCAAAGTGTGCTGATCGCCATGTTACCAAGCTTAAATACGGCTTTGCAGTTACCGTTTCAGCCTGAGCAGTCCTCGCTTACCAGCATCCTATCCCTTTTAATGTATCTTTCATTCATTCTATTCATATTTTTCGGACAGAAAATCCAGTTGAGAATGATGCTCTGGGAAATCGACGGCGTCATCAAAAGACTTAGCTTGATGAGAAATAGGGCTAGGGAATTATCGTTAGAGACGATTAAAAGGATTGGAAAGCCTAAAGACGACCCCTCGCCTACGCTAGACACATTACTGGAGCAATTCATTATCCAGCCTGTCGACCTCGACCCCGCAGGCATCGTGTGGAAACTGGATCACATCCTAGATGTTCGAGAAAGCAGGTTTAAAGACGAAATCCGATTGATCGCCCCTGAGGCAAGTGAGCCTGAGCTTAACAACCTAGAAAACCTAGTGGAGGCGACACTGGCTCTAAACACCATCTACCGGGTGTTAAGACACTATTACCTGCTCGGAAAGAAAACCTCCAGCTACTATATTGTTCTTCAACTTCAAATGCTGTTGCCCCTTGTGATGCAGGAGGCGGAGGCCATGGTCGAGGCTACAAAGGCTTTCTCCCAGGGACAACCCATCGGCGATGGGATAGGCCCCTTAGTAGCCGCTAAGCTGATGATGGGATTGGAGAAGCGTCCTATGGAGAAGGATATGGTGGCCAGTGAAACCACCCTGGAAGGACGGAAGTTGATAGTTTTAAAAGCTGAGGGACCTGGGGGAAACGTGGGAAAGCCTGGAGACGCCATCAGACGGCTGTTAGAGGAAAGCAATGGTGATGTATCCATGGTGATCATGGTGGACGCGGCATTAAAGTTTGAGGGTGAGAAAAGCGGGGACATTTCAGAGGGCGTCGGCGCGGCCATAGGAGGAATTGGAACAGAGAGATTTAAGATCGAGGAGGAGGTGAAGAAGTTCAACATTCCCATCTACGCGATCATCGTGAAGGAAAGCATACAGGAGGCCATCACGCCGATGAAAAAGGCGATCGCTGACTCTGTTGATCAGGTTATTCAAAGGGTTAAGAGGCTTACTCAGCAGAGGACTAAGCCAGGCGACACTATCATCCTAGCTGGGATAGGGAATACTATAGGAATAGGCCAGTAGGAGGGTAGGATCTTGAGCAAGAAAATGGGCAAAACCTACGCTTACCTAGTAGCGGTATTCAGCTTCATCATTCTGGGCTACTCAGCTTGGATCATAGCGACGGCGTTTAAAACCCGTAGCGAAGGAGTTGGAGCCAACTTTTATGTAAACATGACGGTGGGGATATTAGGTTTAATTTTGGCCCTCAGCTCGCTGTCCCGTCTGAGAGGGCACATAGCCTTAATGGAGAGGGAGTTGAAAAAGGTGCGAACAGTCGTGGAGTGCATCAAATGCCAAATGAAGATGCTTCGAGACTTCACGGCGGGGGACTATGTGAACAAGGAAGTAGGGGAATGCCAGCAGTGCGGGGCAAAGATGGTTATTTCCTCGATATATCAAGAGGACGGTAAAGCTTAAGCAGTTAACACTATGCAGCCTTGACCGGTTATGAGCACTGTGTGTTCAGATTGCGCCACAGGCTTGCCGAACTCCTCTATTAAAACAGGGTAACCGGCTACATATCCCCTGTCCACTAAGCTTGGAAAACGACTCAATAGTTCAGGCCTCTCCTTAAGCCTGCTAATCCACCTCAAAGCGAAGGGCATCGTCTTATAATTCTCACGGATCATTCTGATCAGCAATCTATCCTTCTCCTCCTTTAACCCCTTCTCCTTCACATACCTATATATGTAAACACCGTGTCCCTCAACCACGATGCCCGCTCCGTCTAATGTGGTGACAAACGGCTCAACAGCGTATACCTCCCCCTCCAAAACCTTTAGCCCCACGCCGGAGTACACGTTAGGCACGGATTTGCCTGCATGAAGCATAAATCTCTCCATTTTATGTCCTGTAAGGTTACGGATTGGCTTAAACCCATAGTTCTTGATGGCTTTCTCGATCCTCGCGCCAACATCCCCAAGGGATATCCCAGGCCTCAAAAAATTTAAAGCAGCCTCTAAACCTTTCATCGAAGCCGATACCATGGGCGCATAGGATTCGTCGAAGGCGAGGGTCACAGCCGTATCCGCGATATAGCCCTCAACACATACGCCTAGGTCAACCTTCACTAACCCACCCTCGGGGATCTTAGACTCATCCCTTGGACTTGAGGTGTAATGAGCTGCCACCTCGTTTACGCATACATTGCAAGGGAAGGCTGGCAGGCCTCCAAGCTCCATGATACTGGCTTCCACTTCTTCGCAGACCTCCAGTATCCTCCTACCAGGCCTTACGAGGTCTCGCACCATTCTCCTAACTTCAGACGCTATCCTACCCGCTTCCCTGTATTCTTCTTCTCCTTCGAAGCCCATCATTAAATATCCCGCTCAAAGAGAAGGCGGTTTAGCACCTCTTCAGAGTTCAGGAAGAAGCTTTCGACCACGTCCTTAGCCCTCTCCCTCCTCCTCTGATGCTCCAGCAGAAACCTAGCTACTTTCTCAGAAAGCATCTCCTTATGCTCTCCGCACATTAGTCTCCCCTGTTTACAGTCCTCCTCTATGGCCATTAGCTTGCGGTCTTCAGGCTCGAAGAGCAGGGTTTCATAATGGTAAACGCTGCAAATCGATGGGTCTCCTCCCAGCTTTTTCTGCTCCTCCACAGTAGCCCTACCGCCGGTGAAGGCGTTCATGATTTTCTTTTCAGCCAACTCGGGTGAATCCGTGAGGAAAACGCATGTTTCAGGCATCGAAGAGGACATCTTTCCTCCTTTACCCAGTCCTGGAAGGAATCTGGAGTGAATCTGAGCCGGCTTGTAGAACCCAAGCTTTGGAGCTACATCCCGGGTAATCCTCCAATAGGGGTCTTGATCGATCGCCGCTGGGATTAAACATGGCACATTATAGCCTTGTAGAATGGATTCTATGAAACATGGAGCTGCTTGTATGGCAGGGAAAAACTGTATCCCAACGTTGGAGCTGTCGTTGAAGCCGAAGACGGCCTTAGCGGTCGAGCCCGTCACATGTTTCGCAACCCTGAGAGCAATGTTATACATTAGGCCAGCGTGCTTCATGTTCGAGATAATGAGCGTCTTCTCTCGGTTGAATCCCATCGCTATAACGTCCAACGCGTTATCGTATGTGAGCTCCAGAGCCCTCCTTCCCGTCAGGGTAGGGTTTATAAGAAATTTTTCGTCATCCGTGAGCTGAAAATACAGTTTGGCGTCAAACTTTTCCTGGAGAAATTTCGTGAAAACCCAAGGCACCACATGGCCTATATGGGTGTCTCCTGAAGGACCCCTCCCCGTGTATAGGACAAATTTAAAACCTTTCTCATACATGTCCAAGATCCAGTCCAAATCCCTATGCGAAAAGAAAACCCTCCTCCTTAAATGGAAGTGATTTTCACCAGCGAGCTTAGCGATCCTGCTTATCAAAGCATCAGTTATCCGTTCAGTACCGAAACGCTCTATCAACTTTTCATAGTCAATTTCCCCTAGAACCTCCCATGGGGTGACGGTCATTTCGTCATCTTCCAAGATACGTCAACCTCTCCAGGACTCGGAGCCTAACTTATAAAGCCAGCCATGGAAATAGATATAAAAGTTTACTGACCATCAAACACCGCTGTGGGTTGGCGATGAACGCGACCGAAGACGAGTTAAGACTCCTTAACGCGCTAGCTGAGCGAGGTGGAAAAGGGCTTCTCACCGAGATGGTTGTGACAACTGGGTTGAACCATGCCGCCGCCATGAGAGCTGCGTTAAACCTTTCGCAGAAGGGTTGCCTAAAGCTTGAGAAGTTACTCTTCACCGTCTTCAGGCTTACCGAGGAAGGCAGACAATACGCGGAGGATGGGCTTCCAGAGCGCAGAGTAGTTGAAACCGTGTCGAGGCTAGGGGGGAAGGCCCCTTTAAAAGAAGTCGCCGAACTCGTTGGGGTTGATGAAAGGCTAATACCTGCCGTGTTAGGTTGGGTGAAAAGAAAACGGATAGGCGCGATAGAGAAGATAGGCGGAGAAATATACGTGGAGTCGGTTGGCGTCTCTGAGGAGGATAAGGACCAAACGATGTTAATTGTCCTTAAGACCAGAGGACAATTATTTGAGAAGGATTTAAGCCCTGGAGAAATCCAGATAATCGAAAATTTAAAGAAAAGGAACCTTGTTTTAGAGGAGCGGAAAACTGACTGGGCCTTAACCCTTACTCGACAGGGGTTCAACGCGGCTAGAGGTATGGTTGAAACAGTAGGGGAGCAAACCCAGCTGACCCCCGAGGACATCGCGACTGGACGATGGATGAAAATAAAGTTGAAGAAATATAACATACAAGCTCCTGTCACCTTAACATGGCCCGGCAAGAAGCATCCTTACACCCAGTTTCTGGAGGAAGTTAGATACAGGATGCTGGCCTTGGGTTTTAAAGAAATGGAGGGCCCGATCGTCGAGCTCATGTTCTTCAACTGCGACGCCCTATTCATGCCCCAGGACCATCCAGCCAGAGAGATCCATGACATCTTCTTCGTCAAAGAGCCCAGGGAAGGAGATTTAAAAGGGCTTGAAGATGTCCTTGAAAACGTGAAGAAAACCCATGAAAACGGATGGGTAACGGGCTCTAAAGGGTGGGGATACGGTTTCTCCATACAACAATCTAAAAGAATGGTCCTGAGAAGCCATGGAACCGCCATAAGCGCTAGAACATTGGTAAGCCCAAAGCTGGAAATTCCCGGAAAATACTTCTCCATAGCCAGATGTTATCGACCCGAGGTTACAGACAGAACACATTTAACCGAGTTCAACCAAGTTGAGGGGATCGTTGTAGATGAGGGGCTAACCCTAAGAGACCTTTTAGGGGTCTTGGAAAGGTTCGCTTTAGAAATCGCCGGAGCCGACAAGGTGAGGTTTAAGCCAGATTACTTCCCATTCACCGAGCCCAGCGTCGAGCTGCAAGCCTATAAGGAGGGGTATGGGTGGATGGAGTTCGGCGGCTCTGGCATATTTCGTCCCGAGTTGACCAAACCCCTAGGTGTCGAATGCCCTGTGATCGCTTGGGGACTGGGAGTGGATAGGCTGTATATGATGAAGCATAACCTAGATGACATAAGGGAGATTTTCACCAGAAACATTTCATGGCTTAGGGGCAAAGCGGTGATGTAAATGCCCACAGTGGAGTTTAACATACCGGAGTTAGAGCGTCTACTGGGCCTCAGGCTACCTAGAGATGTTGAGGCGTTGAACGAGTATTTCGCCTACGTGAAGGGAGATATCGCATACCTAGAGGGAGAGGAGGTGAGCGTCGAGGTGAAAGACAGCAACCACCCAGACCTGTGGGGAGTGGAGGGGATCTCCAGGGCCCTTAAAGGCTACATGGGCATAGAGGAGGGGTTGAAACCCTATTATATCGCGAGAAGATCTCGGGTCGCCATAAGTGTTCATGAAGCGCTGGCTGACATAAGGCCTTACATCGCCTGCGGCGTGGTTAGGAACGTAGAGTTAACGGATGAAGCCATCAAAGGTTTAATGCGCCTCCAAGACAAGTTGGATCAAACCTACGGGCGTGGGAGAAGACGAACATCCATCGGACTCTACGATTACGATTTAATCACTCCACCTATTCACTACACGGTTTCAAAGCCCGATGAACACTCTTTCATTCCCCTAGGCTTCCAAGAAAATCTATCATTGAGGGAAATCCTTCAGAAACATCCTAAGGGCGTTGAATACGGGCATATAGTGGAAGGATTTAGGCTTTGGCCTCTTTTAAAGGACGACGAGGGAAAGATTCTGTCTTTTCCACCTATCATCAACTCAAATGACCTTGGGAAAGTCACTGAGGCAACCGAGAACATCTTGGTAGAAGTCACAGGCACAAAAGAAGAAACAGTCAACGACGCGTTAACGATCATGTGCACCGCCCTCGCCGATAGGGGTGGGGAAATCGAGTCTGTCGAGGTAAACTACACGTTTCCTGAGAGGAGAGTTGTTGAAACCCCCATACTGAATACTGTAAAGTTGAAACT harbors:
- a CDS encoding DUF2116 family Zn-ribbon domain-containing protein; its protein translation is MVKEKQVFQPQPYRHKHCLICGLPIPVNKTFCGVECEEKNRRLEKRKNYTMIITMIMFPVLLLLMLLFSKPR
- a CDS encoding DUF1512 domain-containing protein translates to MFFSLNQSVLIAMLPSLNTALQLPFQPEQSSLTSILSLLMYLSFILFIFFGQKIQLRMMLWEIDGVIKRLSLMRNRARELSLETIKRIGKPKDDPSPTLDTLLEQFIIQPVDLDPAGIVWKLDHILDVRESRFKDEIRLIAPEASEPELNNLENLVEATLALNTIYRVLRHYYLLGKKTSSYYIVLQLQMLLPLVMQEAEAMVEATKAFSQGQPIGDGIGPLVAAKLMMGLEKRPMEKDMVASETTLEGRKLIVLKAEGPGGNVGKPGDAIRRLLEESNGDVSMVIMVDAALKFEGEKSGDISEGVGAAIGGIGTERFKIEEEVKKFNIPIYAIIVKESIQEAITPMKKAIADSVDQVIQRVKRLTQQRTKPGDTIILAGIGNTIGIGQ
- the map gene encoding type II methionyl aminopeptidase, which produces MGFEGEEEYREAGRIASEVRRMVRDLVRPGRRILEVCEEVEASIMELGGLPAFPCNVCVNEVAAHYTSSPRDESKIPEGGLVKVDLGVCVEGYIADTAVTLAFDESYAPMVSASMKGLEAALNFLRPGISLGDVGARIEKAIKNYGFKPIRNLTGHKMERFMLHAGKSVPNVYSGVGLKVLEGEVYAVEPFVTTLDGAGIVVEGHGVYIYRYVKEKGLKEEKDRLLIRMIRENYKTMPFALRWISRLKERPELLSRFPSLVDRGYVAGYPVLIEEFGKPVAQSEHTVLITGQGCIVLTA
- a CDS encoding tryptophan--tRNA ligase, translated to MEDDEMTVTPWEVLGEIDYEKLIERFGTERITDALISRIAKLAGENHFHLRRRVFFSHRDLDWILDMYEKGFKFVLYTGRGPSGDTHIGHVVPWVFTKFLQEKFDAKLYFQLTDDEKFLINPTLTGRRALELTYDNALDVIAMGFNREKTLIISNMKHAGLMYNIALRVAKHVTGSTAKAVFGFNDSSNVGIQFFPAIQAAPCFIESILQGYNVPCLIPAAIDQDPYWRITRDVAPKLGFYKPAQIHSRFLPGLGKGGKMSSSMPETCVFLTDSPELAEKKIMNAFTGGRATVEEQKKLGGDPSICSVYHYETLLFEPEDRKLMAIEEDCKQGRLMCGEHKEMLSEKVARFLLEHQRRRERAKDVVESFFLNSEEVLNRLLFERDI
- a CDS encoding phenylalanine--tRNA ligase subunit alpha; the protein is MNATEDELRLLNALAERGGKGLLTEMVVTTGLNHAAAMRAALNLSQKGCLKLEKLLFTVFRLTEEGRQYAEDGLPERRVVETVSRLGGKAPLKEVAELVGVDERLIPAVLGWVKRKRIGAIEKIGGEIYVESVGVSEEDKDQTMLIVLKTRGQLFEKDLSPGEIQIIENLKKRNLVLEERKTDWALTLTRQGFNAARGMVETVGEQTQLTPEDIATGRWMKIKLKKYNIQAPVTLTWPGKKHPYTQFLEEVRYRMLALGFKEMEGPIVELMFFNCDALFMPQDHPAREIHDIFFVKEPREGDLKGLEDVLENVKKTHENGWVTGSKGWGYGFSIQQSKRMVLRSHGTAISARTLVSPKLEIPGKYFSIARCYRPEVTDRTHLTEFNQVEGIVVDEGLTLRDLLGVLERFALEIAGADKVRFKPDYFPFTEPSVELQAYKEGYGWMEFGGSGIFRPELTKPLGVECPVIAWGLGVDRLYMMKHNLDDIREIFTRNISWLRGKAVM
- the pheT gene encoding phenylalanine--tRNA ligase subunit beta is translated as MPTVEFNIPELERLLGLRLPRDVEALNEYFAYVKGDIAYLEGEEVSVEVKDSNHPDLWGVEGISRALKGYMGIEEGLKPYYIARRSRVAISVHEALADIRPYIACGVVRNVELTDEAIKGLMRLQDKLDQTYGRGRRRTSIGLYDYDLITPPIHYTVSKPDEHSFIPLGFQENLSLREILQKHPKGVEYGHIVEGFRLWPLLKDDEGKILSFPPIINSNDLGKVTEATENILVEVTGTKEETVNDALTIMCTALADRGGEIESVEVNYTFPERRVVETPILNTVKLKLTADYVERILGVKLSLNQISNLLRRARFDVKMLDDGSMEVEAPCYRKDILHPIDLVEDISIAYDLNKIPPRWPVSQTFGSLTPKTQLLEKVRELAVGYGLQEVLSFTLTNKEDLFNKMNLQYMDVVEVENPKTPKYTCLRTWIIPSLMDFLQHNIHFEYPQRVFEVGDCVVPARKGHIEEKVKLGIAIAYKNAGFTEVKSILDSLSVNFGIEVKVKETIHGSFIDGRVGKIFSNQGEIGIIGEIHPAVLTNWGLNVPVSALEIDVTSFAGVNTHPKAKIE